The following are from one region of the Paenibacillus bovis genome:
- a CDS encoding efflux RND transporter periplasmic adaptor subunit, which produces MKKSWPMAFTALLLAVSLTACSTENAAVEPASSTVQVATVKQESLDAVYDLSGTLAAYDETPVSFQINGTVSSVNGDVGDRVNKGSVMAQLDTADIQLEVENANQSVAAAQAALSSARASMTNARAGQQAAAAGVASAQAQVESARASEQGVLSGKRPQEKAQAQNAVTKAQTAYDQAKTAATRAQTLFDNGLLTQQENEQAQTTLANASESLKDAQEQLSLILEGASQSDRASAAAAVKQAQVGIENAQASVAQANAAVEQAQAGVEQSQASYDQAVIALNTAKLKLSRANLKAPASGVILTKQISEGQTVSAGTEVFSIGEINRLKVLLPIPDSEIAQWKIGQQVSISLYDEVRTGKVAKLYPQTNENTGSINVEVAISNPNADWKPGQVVSASRQASSKQGILLPVEAVISSGSDPYVFKEVKGKAVKTTVKLGNLYNNRYEITGGLKVGDKVVTRGSDRLFDGDDLTVSQAQDNKAAAPAASNNANSGAKAND; this is translated from the coding sequence ATGAAGAAGAGCTGGCCAATGGCCTTTACAGCACTTCTGCTGGCAGTCAGCCTGACTGCTTGTTCAACTGAAAATGCTGCAGTGGAACCGGCAAGCAGTACCGTTCAGGTTGCCACTGTTAAGCAGGAATCACTGGATGCTGTTTATGATCTATCCGGCACCCTCGCTGCTTATGATGAGACGCCTGTTTCCTTTCAGATTAATGGAACAGTCTCTTCGGTAAATGGTGATGTCGGTGACCGTGTCAATAAGGGATCTGTCATGGCACAACTGGATACGGCAGATATTCAGCTTGAAGTTGAAAATGCCAATCAATCTGTTGCTGCTGCACAGGCTGCACTCTCAAGTGCCCGTGCTTCCATGACCAATGCCAGAGCCGGTCAGCAGGCGGCTGCTGCAGGCGTCGCTTCTGCACAGGCCCAGGTTGAAAGTGCCCGTGCCAGTGAACAGGGCGTATTGTCCGGCAAACGTCCACAGGAAAAAGCACAGGCTCAAAATGCGGTAACCAAAGCACAAACCGCTTATGATCAGGCCAAAACGGCCGCTACCCGCGCACAGACCCTTTTCGATAACGGGCTGTTAACCCAGCAGGAGAACGAGCAGGCGCAGACGACTCTTGCCAACGCAAGTGAAAGCCTCAAAGATGCCCAGGAACAACTTTCCCTTATTCTCGAAGGTGCAAGTCAGTCAGACCGTGCTTCTGCCGCTGCTGCTGTCAAACAGGCTCAGGTAGGTATTGAAAATGCACAAGCCAGCGTTGCACAGGCCAATGCTGCTGTAGAACAGGCTCAGGCAGGTGTCGAACAATCCCAGGCCAGCTATGATCAGGCAGTCATTGCGCTTAATACAGCCAAACTCAAACTGTCCCGCGCCAATCTCAAAGCTCCTGCTTCCGGTGTGATTCTGACCAAGCAGATCTCGGAAGGACAAACCGTAAGTGCCGGTACCGAAGTATTCAGTATTGGCGAAATCAACCGCCTCAAAGTACTGCTGCCGATCCCGGACAGCGAGATTGCCCAATGGAAAATCGGACAGCAGGTCAGCATTAGTCTGTACGATGAAGTCCGTACCGGCAAAGTCGCCAAACTGTATCCGCAAACCAACGAAAATACAGGCTCGATCAATGTTGAGGTAGCCATTAGCAACCCCAACGCAGACTGGAAACCCGGTCAGGTCGTAAGTGCTTCCCGTCAGGCTTCTTCCAAACAGGGTATTCTGCTGCCTGTAGAAGCGGTAATCAGCTCCGGCAGTGATCCGTATGTATTCAAGGAAGTAAAGGGCAAAGCTGTTAAAACAACCGTCAAACTCGGCAATCTCTACAATAACCGCTATGAAATCACCGGCGGGCTGAAAGTAGGCGATAAAGTCGTTACCCGCGGTTCAGACCGTCTCTTTGATGGAGATGATCTGACAGTGAGCCAGGCACAGGACAACAAAGCTGCTGCTCCGGCAGCTTCCAACAATGCGAACAGCGGGGCCAAAGCTAATGATTAA
- a CDS encoding TolC family protein — protein sequence MKKGMVGASVFAMLLAAAQPAVLVHAADSTTATTTTTTNGTTPTADATVTEQAKSQISGVREPKKVDSLNLEKVIDLAINDSYNLELLQLKYKVLDQQNASLGIDYVDYTNASPGLTYTPKKGSNEVELSQGSQTGQTLEDNLRDLDTQKLNTQLQVDEAKEGTRLAMTGQYVQLLSYQKQISLSQEHIQVLTRDLQRAQTLQSLGSGTQEDIDTADRALKTEQDNLTTLKDTYQKTLATLCYDLGIVYDPNLPLEPIKVTLEPAPKVDADTLLGKSYQIQSLGNSVAKARTDEDKKITGNSFDEQALKATRQIAEQQLEQGKVTYAKAIQTNLQDMDTAFKDVQTSQRLAQDANVDGVNMQIRYNAGVTTKYDMEKHQYQVDAAQAKAELTLMQYFVQQAKVKAMSNGYIANSSASGASASAGN from the coding sequence ATGAAAAAAGGAATGGTAGGTGCTTCTGTGTTTGCAATGCTGCTTGCAGCAGCGCAGCCGGCGGTACTTGTACACGCAGCAGATAGCACAACGGCAACAACAACCACTACAACGAATGGAACAACACCAACAGCAGACGCTACAGTAACAGAACAAGCCAAGTCTCAAATCTCCGGTGTAAGAGAGCCGAAAAAAGTAGACAGCCTGAATCTGGAGAAAGTGATTGATCTGGCGATCAATGACTCTTACAATCTGGAACTTCTGCAGCTCAAATATAAAGTACTGGATCAACAAAATGCCAGCCTTGGTATCGACTATGTCGACTATACCAACGCTTCTCCGGGTCTGACATATACACCGAAAAAAGGCAGTAATGAAGTAGAACTGTCCCAGGGTTCCCAGACTGGCCAGACACTGGAAGACAATCTGCGCGATCTGGATACCCAGAAGCTGAACACACAGCTGCAGGTAGATGAAGCCAAGGAAGGTACAAGACTGGCAATGACCGGTCAATATGTACAGCTTCTGTCTTACCAGAAACAAATCTCTTTGTCCCAGGAGCATATCCAGGTACTGACTCGTGATCTGCAGCGTGCACAGACTCTGCAATCTCTTGGTTCCGGTACGCAGGAAGATATCGATACTGCCGACCGTGCACTCAAAACAGAGCAGGATAACCTGACAACTCTCAAGGATACGTACCAGAAAACACTAGCAACCCTGTGTTATGATCTGGGTATCGTGTACGATCCGAATCTGCCACTGGAGCCTATCAAAGTAACATTGGAGCCAGCTCCTAAAGTAGACGCGGATACACTGCTAGGCAAATCCTACCAGATCCAGTCTCTGGGTAACAGTGTAGCCAAAGCGCGTACAGACGAAGACAAAAAAATTACCGGTAACAGCTTTGACGAGCAGGCGCTGAAAGCTACAAGACAGATTGCCGAGCAGCAGCTGGAACAAGGTAAAGTAACATATGCCAAAGCGATTCAAACCAATCTGCAGGATATGGACACAGCCTTCAAGGATGTTCAGACTTCCCAGCGTCTGGCACAGGATGCCAACGTCGATGGCGTGAACATGCAGATCCGCTATAATGCTGGCGTAACTACCAAGTACGATATGGAAAAACACCAGTATCAGGTAGATGCAGCACAGGCCAAAGCCGAACTGACACTGATGCAGTACTTTGTACAACAAGCCAAAGTAAAAGCAATGAGCAACGGTTATATCGCGAACAGCAGTGCTTCCGGAGCATCCGCTTCTGCCGGAAACTAA
- a CDS encoding MFS transporter encodes MSFPTASSSATKAKKRNIPPAANQTIFGVLLAISLVHLFNDSMQSVIPAIFPILKETMNLNYTQIGWIAFTINFTASIMQPFIGLFSDKRPTPALLPIGMAFTFTGMLLLALAGSYTAVLIAVVFVGLGSATFHPEGSKVSHLASGDRRGLAQSIFQVGGNAGQSLAPLLTTLIFVPYGQFGAIGFTGVAALGILVQLLIARWYGGALKNENLHKKRQTAEKIRPELRSRIAFAMVILILLVFVRSWYVSSIGSYYSFNLIEQFGLGVGDAQLYVFLFLAAGAVGTFFGGPLADRFGKRNLIFLSMAGAVPLALLLPYANLLWTGILLAIIGFIITSSFSVTVVYAQMLVPGRIGTVSGLITGLAFGLGGVGALVLGSWIDSIGISPVMQLCSFLPLLGALTFLLPSDRKLNEWTNGASA; translated from the coding sequence TTGTCTTTTCCAACGGCATCCTCTTCTGCTACCAAAGCCAAAAAGCGGAATATCCCGCCTGCTGCCAATCAGACCATATTTGGCGTTCTGCTGGCCATTTCACTGGTTCACCTGTTCAATGATTCCATGCAGTCCGTGATTCCGGCTATCTTTCCGATTCTGAAAGAGACGATGAATCTCAACTATACGCAGATTGGCTGGATTGCGTTTACGATTAATTTTACTGCTTCCATTATGCAGCCGTTTATCGGTCTGTTCTCGGATAAACGGCCTACCCCGGCACTGCTGCCGATCGGTATGGCTTTTACTTTTACCGGTATGCTGCTGCTCGCACTCGCCGGTTCCTATACCGCTGTACTGATCGCTGTTGTTTTTGTCGGTTTGGGATCTGCTACTTTTCATCCAGAAGGTTCCAAGGTCTCTCATCTGGCTTCCGGTGATCGCCGCGGCCTGGCCCAGTCTATTTTTCAGGTCGGTGGTAATGCCGGGCAATCGCTCGCTCCGCTGCTGACAACGCTGATCTTTGTACCTTATGGACAATTCGGAGCGATTGGATTCACCGGCGTAGCTGCTCTCGGTATTCTGGTACAGCTGCTGATTGCCCGCTGGTATGGAGGCGCTTTGAAAAATGAGAACCTGCACAAAAAGCGCCAGACTGCCGAGAAGATTCGTCCGGAGCTACGCAGCCGGATCGCTTTTGCGATGGTGATTCTGATCCTGCTCGTATTCGTACGCTCGTGGTATGTCTCTTCGATCGGAAGCTATTACAGCTTTAACCTGATCGAGCAGTTCGGGTTGGGCGTAGGTGATGCCCAGTTGTATGTGTTTCTGTTCCTGGCTGCCGGAGCTGTCGGTACCTTTTTCGGTGGTCCACTGGCGGATCGTTTTGGCAAACGGAATCTGATCTTCCTGTCCATGGCCGGCGCAGTGCCGCTCGCCTTGCTACTGCCTTATGCCAATCTGCTATGGACCGGTATTTTGTTAGCGATTATCGGATTTATTATCACTTCCAGCTTTTCTGTCACTGTCGTCTATGCACAGATGCTGGTGCCCGGCCGGATCGGCACTGTATCCGGTCTGATCACCGGATTGGCTTTTGGATTAGGTGGTGTCGGTGCGCTTGTGCTGGGCAGCTGGATCGATTCGATCGGAATTTCGCCGGTTATGCAGCTGTGCAGCTTCCTTCCATTACTAGGTGCCCTGACGTTCTTGCTGCCTTCGGACCGCAAACTCAATGAATGGACAAATGGAGCTTCAGCATAA
- a CDS encoding S8 family peptidase has translation MAGQMRVIPFQVVTQAEQVHETPQGVSLIQAPEVWEQSRGEGITIAILDTGCDTDHPDLQGRIQGGRNFTGDDEGNPDIYEDYNGHGTHVAGTIAGIANDSGVVGVAPEANLLILKVLDRQGSGQYEWIINGIHYAVEQKVDIISMSLGGPEDVPAMHEAIQAAVAQNILVICAAGNEGDNQESTDEYGYPGYYNEVISVGSVNLSKQSSEFSNTNTEVDLVAPGEDILSTYLDGKYATLSGTSMATPHVSGAMALIKIIANRSFERELTEPELYAQLVRRTIPLGYSPRAEGNGFLYLTALEKLAEILKPEAVVKMLDRS, from the coding sequence ATGGCAGGTCAAATGAGAGTTATTCCTTTCCAGGTTGTTACTCAGGCAGAACAGGTACATGAGACGCCACAGGGAGTATCCCTGATTCAAGCTCCAGAGGTATGGGAACAAAGCCGCGGAGAAGGTATTACGATCGCGATTCTGGATACAGGCTGTGATACTGACCATCCGGATCTGCAGGGCAGAATTCAGGGAGGACGCAACTTTACAGGAGACGATGAGGGGAACCCGGATATCTATGAAGACTATAATGGTCATGGTACTCATGTGGCTGGCACGATTGCCGGTATTGCCAATGATTCCGGAGTAGTCGGTGTGGCTCCCGAAGCAAATCTGCTGATCCTCAAAGTACTGGATCGTCAGGGTTCAGGACAGTATGAATGGATTATTAACGGAATCCATTATGCAGTAGAGCAAAAAGTGGATATTATCTCCATGTCACTCGGCGGTCCGGAAGATGTACCCGCTATGCATGAAGCGATCCAGGCCGCGGTCGCACAGAATATTCTGGTGATCTGCGCTGCAGGCAATGAAGGAGACAATCAGGAATCTACCGATGAATACGGCTATCCCGGCTACTATAACGAAGTGATCAGCGTAGGCTCGGTCAATCTGTCCAAACAGTCGTCCGAATTTTCCAATACCAATACCGAGGTCGATCTGGTCGCACCAGGCGAAGATATTCTGTCTACCTATCTGGATGGCAAATATGCCACATTGAGTGGTACATCTATGGCGACGCCGCATGTATCCGGAGCGATGGCCCTGATCAAAATCATTGCTAACCGCAGCTTTGAACGTGAACTGACCGAGCCTGAGCTGTATGCTCAGCTCGTTCGGCGTACGATTCCTCTGGGCTATTCCCCTCGTGCGGAAGGTAATGGATTTCTGTATCTGACAGCACTGGAAAAGCTGGCCGAAATACTCAAACCGGAAGCCGTCGTAAAAATGCTGGACCGTTCCTGA
- a CDS encoding GntR family transcriptional regulator produces the protein MGQEQEIYQTIKQAIIDQKMRPNMQLVEEVLAESFGVSRTPVRNVVRRLAAEKLVTIIPYKGAFVSCPTIYEARQIFEMRRVIEVAVVHKLCQEFRNEQYARLNQLIKEEHKAQRDGRILEAIRITGDFHLKLAEASGNAYYHRYLEELISLSYVVIALYGEQKTKCCQDHQRILEAIRQGEASLAKQLMLDHLQEIEKELNFDEQHTRSLSLADILQEQRQAGGQIV, from the coding sequence TTGGGCCAGGAACAGGAGATCTATCAGACAATCAAGCAGGCTATTATCGATCAGAAAATGCGTCCCAATATGCAGCTGGTAGAAGAAGTGCTGGCGGAGTCATTTGGAGTTAGCCGGACACCGGTACGTAATGTAGTCCGTCGTCTGGCAGCAGAGAAGCTGGTAACTATTATTCCTTACAAAGGAGCATTTGTCTCCTGTCCGACGATCTACGAAGCCAGGCAGATTTTTGAGATGAGACGTGTTATTGAAGTAGCGGTTGTGCACAAGCTGTGTCAGGAATTCAGGAATGAACAGTATGCCCGGCTCAACCAATTGATCAAGGAAGAACACAAAGCCCAGCGTGACGGCCGTATTCTGGAAGCGATCCGGATCACCGGAGACTTTCATCTCAAGTTGGCAGAGGCTTCAGGTAATGCATATTATCATCGCTATCTGGAGGAACTGATTTCATTATCCTATGTCGTAATTGCCTTGTATGGAGAGCAGAAGACCAAGTGCTGTCAGGATCATCAGCGAATCCTGGAAGCGATTCGGCAGGGAGAAGCTTCGCTGGCTAAACAGCTGATGCTGGATCATCTACAGGAGATCGAGAAGGAATTGAACTTTGATGAACAGCATACCCGTTCCTTATCGCTGGCGGATATTTTGCAAGAGCAGCGGCAGGCAGGCGGACAAATCGTATAA
- a CDS encoding ABC transporter ATP-binding protein yields the protein MKLTVEKVRKNFGERTILQDVDLTIHENEFICILGHSGCGKSTLLNMVAGYIFPDEGEIKINGEKIQGPSRQRGMVFQDHALFPWCTVLENVAFGPEVQGMSKKQARETAREFLGLVGLEAYGAHYPAELSGGMKQRVGIARALASHPDILLMDEPFGALDILTRDMMQRELRRLYEKLHTTILFVTHSISEAVYLADRVVVMKHGVVAEVFEIGIQHPRSFDSPGFADMMARIERLLMEDEKEVIV from the coding sequence ATGAAATTAACCGTTGAAAAGGTACGTAAAAATTTTGGCGAGCGGACAATTTTGCAGGATGTGGATCTGACTATTCATGAGAATGAATTTATCTGTATTCTCGGACACAGTGGCTGCGGAAAATCGACACTGCTGAATATGGTGGCCGGTTACATATTCCCCGATGAAGGCGAGATCAAGATTAACGGCGAGAAGATTCAGGGTCCCTCCCGTCAGCGCGGTATGGTGTTTCAGGATCATGCATTGTTCCCCTGGTGCACGGTACTGGAGAATGTAGCTTTTGGTCCGGAAGTACAAGGGATGTCCAAAAAGCAAGCACGCGAGACTGCCAGAGAGTTCCTCGGTCTGGTAGGGCTGGAAGCATACGGAGCCCATTATCCGGCAGAGCTGTCCGGCGGTATGAAGCAGCGGGTTGGTATTGCCCGGGCGCTCGCAAGCCATCCGGATATTCTCCTGATGGATGAGCCGTTTGGAGCACTGGATATCCTGACGCGCGATATGATGCAGCGGGAGCTGCGGAGGCTGTATGAGAAGCTGCATACTACTATTTTATTTGTGACTCACAGTATCAGTGAAGCGGTCTATCTGGCAGACCGGGTCGTCGTGATGAAGCATGGAGTCGTTGCCGAGGTATTCGAGATCGGAATCCAGCATCCGCGTTCTTTTGATTCGCCAGGATTTGCAGACATGATGGCACGAATCGAACGATTGTTAATGGAAGATGAAAAGGAGGTTATCGTATGA
- a CDS encoding ABC transporter permease: protein MNEIQTTLSKTGETAAPTLKLNTIRKRKGTGLQSTVNMIKNVIPYVLFFVVWELFSQINGRIQMFNPLFLPAPSLLIHDGWALAKTGIITDSLLASSMRIFFGFACGATVAVLLAVLMSKFSMLERWMSPFLTLVSPIPSLALLPLFIIWFGIGEFPKVLLIAWTTFVPVLVNTVEGFKSVPSTLIRSALSLGASQRQVFTRIMIPSAIPNLLIGAQISLGLSFSALIVSEMMGADSGLGYLIVDARNYFKVTNMFVAIILIGIEYSLFALLLKLLERKVLAWRRGGIGEAVEKVR from the coding sequence ATGAATGAAATTCAGACCACCTTATCCAAGACCGGCGAGACAGCTGCACCGACGCTCAAGCTGAACACGATCCGTAAGCGTAAAGGTACTGGCTTGCAGTCTACCGTTAATATGATCAAAAATGTAATTCCGTACGTGCTGTTTTTTGTAGTATGGGAGCTGTTTTCCCAGATTAATGGTCGTATCCAGATGTTCAATCCGCTGTTTCTCCCGGCGCCCTCCCTGCTGATTCATGACGGCTGGGCACTTGCCAAAACGGGCATTATTACTGATAGTCTGCTTGCCAGCTCCATGCGTATTTTTTTCGGATTTGCTTGTGGTGCGACAGTGGCTGTATTGCTGGCGGTATTAATGAGCAAGTTCTCCATGCTGGAGCGCTGGATGTCTCCTTTTCTAACGCTGGTAAGCCCGATTCCTTCGCTAGCGCTGCTGCCTTTGTTCATTATCTGGTTTGGCATCGGTGAATTCCCCAAAGTACTGCTGATTGCATGGACTACATTTGTCCCGGTACTGGTCAATACGGTAGAAGGTTTCAAATCGGTTCCTTCTACGTTGATTCGCTCGGCACTCAGTCTTGGTGCTTCGCAGCGCCAGGTATTTACCCGCATTATGATTCCTTCCGCTATTCCAAATCTGCTGATCGGCGCGCAGATCAGTCTGGGACTTTCTTTTTCCGCATTGATCGTATCGGAGATGATGGGCGCCGATTCGGGTCTTGGCTATCTGATCGTGGATGCGCGCAATTATTTTAAAGTAACGAATATGTTCGTAGCGATTATTCTGATCGGTATTGAATACAGCCTGTTCGCCCTGCTGCTCAAGCTGCTGGAACGCAAAGTACTGGCTTGGCGTCGCGGCGGTATCGGAGAAGCAGTCGAAAAAGTCAGATAA
- a CDS encoding ABC transporter substrate-binding protein has product MKKNWLQMITGLAMISVLATACSSGGTADKETAAASGTGAATSLEQTDITLVGVRDAQISSQQIIADKLGYFKEEGLNVESKLIESGPDIGPMVSGGSAPISIQTNFMDIILKSNNIGVKIVAPLAQIAGTQAVVGSSKLQLGSAKDLEGKTIGIPNGADVKIAIDNMGKELGVDVSKIKFVNLAPSDAVVALQNGDIDAMAAWEPFITKAVQGGGKFLFSGTKSELPDKKGDVNWMSVHTTVQVTDKYLEENPNTVKAVLRALDKATDYINDHREEAIKILAPELHLSEAELKEIMNRNVYSMKVDDTYVNGSNGPAVGNYLQSVGNIISIPAPASYHDLSLLKDVDSSLVEADIK; this is encoded by the coding sequence ATGAAGAAGAACTGGCTGCAAATGATAACGGGTCTGGCAATGATATCGGTACTGGCAACAGCATGCTCCAGCGGAGGAACAGCAGACAAAGAAACAGCCGCGGCGAGCGGTACAGGAGCAGCCACCAGTCTGGAACAGACAGATATTACGCTGGTCGGTGTACGGGATGCTCAGATCTCCTCGCAGCAGATTATTGCGGACAAGCTGGGCTACTTTAAAGAAGAAGGGCTGAATGTCGAGAGCAAGCTGATCGAGAGCGGCCCCGATATCGGTCCGATGGTCTCCGGTGGCAGTGCGCCGATCAGTATCCAAACCAACTTTATGGATATTATCCTCAAGTCCAATAATATCGGTGTCAAAATTGTCGCTCCTCTAGCCCAGATCGCCGGTACACAGGCAGTGGTCGGTTCCTCCAAATTGCAGCTTGGTTCCGCCAAAGACCTGGAAGGCAAAACGATCGGTATTCCCAACGGAGCCGATGTCAAAATCGCTATCGACAATATGGGCAAGGAGCTGGGCGTGGACGTTAGCAAAATCAAATTCGTCAATCTGGCACCGAGCGATGCGGTAGTTGCGCTGCAAAATGGCGATATTGATGCGATGGCAGCCTGGGAGCCTTTTATTACCAAAGCAGTGCAGGGCGGTGGCAAGTTCCTGTTTAGCGGTACGAAGAGCGAGCTTCCCGACAAAAAAGGCGATGTGAACTGGATGAGTGTCCATACTACTGTTCAAGTCACCGACAAGTACCTCGAAGAAAATCCGAATACAGTTAAAGCCGTACTGCGCGCACTCGATAAAGCGACAGATTATATTAATGATCATCGCGAAGAAGCGATCAAGATCCTCGCGCCTGAACTGCATCTGAGCGAAGCCGAACTCAAGGAGATCATGAACCGCAATGTCTATTCCATGAAAGTGGATGATACGTATGTGAATGGAAGTAATGGCCCAGCAGTTGGTAATTATCTGCAATCGGTTGGCAATATCATTTCTATTCCAGCACCGGCATCCTATCATGATCTGAGCCTGCTCAAGGATGTGGATTCTTCCCTGGTAGAAGCGGATATCAAGTAA
- the allB gene encoding allantoinase AllB, translating into MYSYDLVFTGGTVVFPDKVQQTDIAVHNGVIVHIGNLSCEDIERSRQIVNAEGLYIMAGMIDAHVHLNEPGFGDWEGFVTGSAALAAGGCTTYMDMPLNGVPPTVTPAALQQKRELAAGHSHIDYACWGGLVPGNLQELDALSEQGVCGFKAFMSAPGDPSEEAFRNVDDRTLLEGMKHIARMGRVLALHAESEPIVSAWTAALLAEERTTAADYSASRPIQAELEAVRTALEYGRQAGCALHFVHISSAAAVRMIQEARQEGMDVTLETCPHYLTLTDVDLEQIGPAAKCAPPLRSLDEQELLWQCVAAGDIDMITSDHSPCPTMLKTAAAHMFDAWGGISGAQHSLELMISEGYRKRDLPLPLISRMLSQAPARRFRLYPQKGEIRIGADADLVLVDLNTAYTVQSEQLLYRHKHSPYVDREIGCQVSMTVVRGHIVYTREKGVRDHAVGQSLHIRNEKPLSLS; encoded by the coding sequence ATGTATTCCTATGATCTGGTATTTACAGGCGGAACCGTGGTTTTCCCGGATAAGGTGCAGCAGACCGATATCGCTGTTCACAATGGCGTCATTGTGCATATTGGCAATCTTTCTTGCGAAGATATCGAGAGATCCAGACAGATCGTGAACGCCGAAGGTTTGTATATTATGGCCGGTATGATTGATGCGCATGTGCATCTGAACGAGCCAGGATTTGGCGATTGGGAAGGATTCGTTACCGGATCGGCAGCACTGGCTGCAGGAGGATGCACCACTTATATGGATATGCCGCTCAATGGCGTTCCTCCGACAGTAACACCGGCCGCGCTGCAGCAGAAAAGGGAATTGGCAGCGGGTCATTCCCATATTGATTATGCCTGCTGGGGAGGACTCGTACCGGGCAATCTGCAAGAGCTGGATGCGCTCAGTGAGCAGGGAGTATGCGGATTCAAGGCATTCATGTCGGCGCCCGGTGACCCGAGTGAAGAAGCTTTTCGCAATGTCGATGATCGTACTCTGCTGGAAGGAATGAAGCATATTGCCCGTATGGGCCGGGTACTCGCGCTTCATGCTGAAAGTGAACCTATCGTCTCTGCGTGGACAGCAGCCTTGTTGGCCGAAGAACGCACAACAGCTGCCGATTATTCCGCATCCCGCCCGATACAAGCAGAGCTGGAAGCAGTACGTACAGCACTGGAGTATGGCAGACAGGCCGGCTGTGCGCTGCATTTTGTACATATCAGCAGTGCAGCAGCAGTACGGATGATTCAGGAAGCCAGACAGGAAGGCATGGATGTGACGCTGGAGACCTGTCCTCATTATTTGACGCTGACAGATGTTGATCTGGAGCAGATTGGTCCAGCTGCCAAGTGTGCACCACCGCTGCGCAGCTTGGATGAACAGGAACTGCTGTGGCAGTGTGTCGCAGCAGGAGATATAGATATGATTACTTCGGATCATTCGCCATGCCCGACTATGCTCAAGACCGCTGCTGCCCATATGTTCGATGCCTGGGGAGGAATTTCGGGAGCCCAGCATTCCCTGGAGCTGATGATTAGTGAAGGCTATAGGAAAAGGGATCTGCCACTGCCTCTGATCAGCCGCATGCTGTCTCAGGCTCCGGCCCGCCGATTCAGATTATACCCGCAAAAAGGAGAAATACGAATCGGCGCAGATGCAGACCTTGTGCTGGTGGATCTGAATACAGCGTACACCGTACAATCCGAACAGCTGCTCTACCGGCATAAGCATAGCCCATACGTAGACAGGGAGATAGGCTGTCAGGTCAGCATGACGGTTGTACGCGGACATATCGTTTATACCCGTGAAAAAGGTGTGCGTGATCATGCTGTAGGACAGTCACTGCACATCCGAAATGAAAAACCGCTTAGTCTCTCTTGA